Proteins from one Erysipelothrix larvae genomic window:
- the dnaA gene encoding chromosomal replication initiator protein DnaA, with amino-acid sequence MNNAKFSYLDSVWNQTKNTIKSEGKVDNSIYTTYFEHSSLVDLNDSKAWITVPSFLHKVVLSDGLDIINTALCSILSRDKIDSEVFVESEYEPEQHDQPLETVNIEPIKPKVINTDGISDSQTFDNFVVGTSNKEAHAAALACAYRPGQFYTPLFIHGNSGLGKTHLLNSIGNYVKKNHADSQIYYTSSVDFVRQVAESIGKNQIEDFKNQMYDLDVLLIDDIQFLAGKEKSHEIFFHIFNELAYRKKQIVITSDRPPTEIKGLEERLISRFSSGLTVGMDSPEFETSLAILEMKIRNQSVDPSIFDEEVLHYIASNFSKDVRQLEGALNRLLFFSIEFSKSDHVAMDTAISAFKKSGIESTTREITPKLIKQIVSDYYGLTVTQLTGKSRTKAISNARHIAIYLTRKFLDMPYNKIGNEFGRRDHSTIINACDKIENAINSDQYLASAIQEIELKIK; translated from the coding sequence ATGAATAATGCGAAGTTTTCTTATTTGGACTCTGTGTGGAATCAGACCAAAAATACAATTAAAAGTGAAGGTAAGGTTGATAACAGTATTTATACAACCTATTTTGAGCATTCGTCACTTGTGGACCTTAATGATTCGAAAGCTTGGATTACTGTTCCATCATTTTTACATAAAGTTGTGCTCAGCGATGGACTCGACATTATCAATACTGCCTTGTGTTCTATTCTAAGTCGAGACAAAATTGATTCAGAAGTATTTGTTGAGAGTGAATACGAACCAGAACAACATGATCAACCGTTAGAAACCGTGAATATTGAACCAATAAAACCAAAAGTCATCAATACTGATGGTATTTCTGACAGTCAAACATTTGATAATTTCGTAGTTGGGACGAGTAATAAAGAAGCCCATGCTGCTGCATTAGCGTGTGCGTATCGCCCTGGTCAATTTTATACGCCATTATTTATTCACGGTAATTCTGGTCTTGGTAAAACACACTTATTAAATTCAATTGGAAATTATGTAAAGAAAAATCATGCTGATTCTCAAATCTACTATACATCGAGTGTTGATTTTGTAAGACAAGTTGCAGAATCAATTGGAAAAAATCAAATTGAAGATTTTAAGAATCAAATGTATGACTTAGATGTGCTTCTAATTGATGATATTCAATTCTTAGCTGGAAAAGAAAAATCTCATGAGATCTTCTTCCATATCTTTAATGAATTAGCCTACCGTAAAAAACAAATTGTTATCACAAGTGATCGACCACCCACTGAAATTAAAGGACTTGAAGAACGCTTAATTAGTCGCTTCTCATCAGGTTTAACTGTTGGAATGGACTCGCCAGAGTTTGAAACATCACTCGCAATTTTAGAAATGAAAATTAGAAATCAAAGTGTGGATCCAAGTATCTTTGATGAAGAAGTACTCCATTACATCGCATCAAATTTCTCGAAGGATGTACGGCAATTGGAAGGTGCATTAAATCGTCTGTTGTTCTTCTCAATTGAATTTTCTAAAAGTGATCATGTGGCTATGGATACAGCCATCAGTGCTTTTAAGAAATCTGGAATTGAATCAACAACACGAGAAATTACGCCAAAATTAATTAAACAAATTGTTTCTGATTATTATGGTCTAACCGTTACTCAATTAACAGGTAAGTCAAGAACAAAAGCAATCTCAAATGCACGACATATTGCGATTTATCTTACACGTAAGTTCTTGGATATGCCTTACAATAAGATTGGTAATGAATTTGGAAGAAGAGACCACTCTACGATTATAAATGCTTGTGATAAGATTGAAAATGCGATTAACAGTGACCAATATTTAGCGTCTGCGATTCAAGAGATAGAGTTGAAAATTAAGTAA
- the dnaN gene encoding DNA polymerase III subunit beta: protein MKFSISKSVFLKSLTSVGRASSNHSPLPILSGIKVTVDHQGITLLASNTNITIQEIIDVSEASQLSVAETGSVVLESRYLIEAVRKLDSTLVNVEIIDGALTRISGNNAEYEINGIKGDQFPAIDLTKPDIFFTLSAYKLKEIIKQTAFACSQSEDRPIFTGVNFRADQKTLECVATDSYRLAKKTIELDNPLTFNITVPATNLNEVEKTIDDNNDVGIALSTKYIQFYVGKTLIQSRLLDGMFPDVNRLIPTDFAYELSVDTTDFIAALDRSSFLKNDGYWTVRLETSSELITIRSRSQEIGSSHEVISPIDYKGGSLKITFSGRYMIEALRSFRADVVKILFVAEMQAFILVNPNDESVVQLVLPVRTFD, encoded by the coding sequence ATGAAATTTTCAATTTCAAAAAGCGTTTTTCTAAAGTCATTAACTTCAGTTGGTAGAGCTTCTTCTAATCATTCACCCTTACCAATTCTATCTGGAATTAAAGTGACTGTTGATCATCAAGGCATTACATTACTTGCTAGTAATACAAATATTACAATTCAAGAAATTATTGATGTTAGTGAAGCATCTCAGTTATCCGTGGCAGAAACAGGAAGTGTTGTTTTAGAATCTCGTTACTTAATTGAAGCTGTTCGTAAATTAGATAGTACACTTGTTAATGTTGAAATTATTGATGGTGCATTAACACGTATTAGTGGTAATAACGCTGAATATGAAATCAATGGTATAAAAGGGGACCAGTTCCCAGCTATTGATTTAACTAAACCTGATATTTTCTTTACCTTATCTGCTTATAAATTAAAAGAAATCATTAAGCAGACCGCCTTTGCGTGTTCTCAAAGTGAAGACCGTCCGATATTTACAGGGGTTAACTTTAGAGCTGATCAAAAAACATTGGAATGTGTTGCGACTGATAGTTATCGGTTAGCTAAGAAAACCATTGAATTGGATAATCCGCTTACGTTTAATATTACAGTTCCTGCAACCAATTTAAATGAAGTAGAAAAAACAATTGACGACAACAATGATGTTGGAATTGCCTTGTCTACAAAGTATATTCAATTCTATGTTGGAAAGACACTCATCCAATCGCGTTTGCTTGATGGAATGTTCCCAGATGTAAATCGCTTAATCCCTACAGATTTCGCCTATGAATTAAGTGTTGATACCACAGATTTTATTGCTGCATTGGATCGATCATCATTCTTGAAAAATGATGGATATTGGACAGTTCGTCTTGAAACAAGCAGTGAATTGATTACAATTCGCTCACGTTCTCAAGAAATTGGATCATCCCATGAAGTAATTAGCCCTATCGATTATAAAGGTGGTAGTTTAAAAATTACTTTTAGTGGACGTTACATGATTGAAGCACTTCGCTCATTTAGAGCTGATGTTGTGAAGATTCTATTTGTTGCGGAAATGCAAGCATTTATTCTTGTGAATCCTAATGATGAATCTGTAGTTCAACTTGTCTTACCAGTTCGTACATTTGATTAA
- a CDS encoding RNA-binding S4 domain-containing protein has translation MKENIPFITLGQFLKVQEYVSSGGEAKHRIHEFDITVNGEKENRRGRKLYSGDVVTIDGNVHDLTFEDEN, from the coding sequence ATGAAAGAAAATATACCATTTATTACATTAGGTCAATTTCTTAAAGTACAGGAATATGTAAGTTCAGGAGGCGAAGCAAAACATCGTATTCATGAGTTTGATATTACTGTAAATGGAGAGAAAGAAAATCGTAGAGGCAGAAAACTTTATTCTGGTGATGTCGTAACGATTGATGGCAACGTTCATGATTTGACGTTTGAAGATGAAAATTAA
- the recF gene encoding DNA replication/repair protein RecF (All proteins in this family for which functions are known are DNA-binding proteins that assist the filamentation of RecA onto DNA for the initiation of recombination or recombinational repair.), which produces MKINTVTLRNFRNIQNANVSFSDHINVLVGDNGQGKTNLLESIVYLSYGKSFRVNDDQLMIKNDTDFADVKAEIETSSKNRVRVVISETGKFLSMNDAPVNRLSDFIGLVNVVLFQPDDLQFFTQTPKKRRRDIDYEIGKLSHQYMHSLTKVMRLIQERNSMLKSREVDEAYMSVLNGMIADESVIIVKERFSLVENLNPKIQKYYNKLVETPSEIRFSYASFIKSPEENSKEMVLKKFEENFKRDREFRLTHSGIHRDDFVFLVEDIPVVHRLSQGQRRLLIVAYKLAIIECIYEKTGSYPIFCMDDLLSELDETRRSRVLMLLPDTIQCIITTTDFQFLEGYLKEIKFFSVKDGVIREVNKNE; this is translated from the coding sequence ATGAAAATTAACACCGTAACATTACGTAATTTTAGAAACATCCAAAATGCCAACGTTTCATTTTCTGACCACATCAACGTATTAGTTGGTGATAATGGTCAAGGAAAGACAAATTTACTTGAATCCATTGTATATCTTTCTTATGGAAAATCGTTTCGTGTTAATGATGATCAGTTAATGATAAAAAATGATACTGATTTCGCGGATGTGAAAGCTGAAATTGAAACTTCATCAAAAAATAGAGTCAGGGTTGTGATTAGTGAGACAGGCAAGTTTCTAAGTATGAATGACGCACCAGTTAATCGATTGAGTGATTTTATTGGCTTAGTAAATGTCGTTTTATTCCAACCGGACGACTTACAATTTTTTACGCAGACACCAAAGAAACGAAGACGTGATATTGATTATGAGATTGGAAAACTCTCACATCAATACATGCATTCGCTTACGAAAGTAATGCGTCTTATTCAAGAACGAAATAGTATGTTAAAGTCACGTGAAGTTGATGAGGCTTATATGAGCGTTCTCAATGGAATGATTGCAGATGAATCTGTGATCATTGTTAAAGAACGTTTTAGTTTGGTAGAAAACCTGAATCCCAAGATTCAAAAATACTACAATAAGCTTGTTGAAACACCGAGTGAAATACGCTTTTCGTATGCTAGCTTTATAAAATCACCTGAAGAAAATTCAAAAGAAATGGTGTTGAAGAAGTTTGAAGAAAACTTTAAGCGAGATCGTGAATTTCGACTGACACATTCTGGAATTCATAGGGACGATTTTGTATTTCTAGTTGAAGACATACCGGTTGTTCATCGTTTATCACAAGGACAACGTCGTTTGTTAATTGTAGCTTATAAACTCGCGATCATAGAATGTATCTATGAAAAAACTGGAAGTTATCCGATTTTTTGCATGGATGACCTTTTATCAGAACTTGATGAAACACGTCGATCTCGGGTCTTAATGTTGTTGCCTGATACAATACAATGCATCATCACAACAACAGATTTTCAGTTTTTAGAGGGTTATTTGAAAGAAATAAAGTTTTTCTCTGTAAAAGACGGAGTTATAAGGGAGGTAAATAAGAATGAGTAA
- the gyrB gene encoding DNA topoisomerase (ATP-hydrolyzing) subunit B gives MSNEKVTHSYTSEDIQVLEGLEAVRKRPGMYIGSTSIRGLHHLVWEIVDNAIDEALAGYASNITVSVDKENIVTVSDDGRGLPIGIHKKTGVSTAETIFTVLHAGGKFGGGAYKVSGGLHGVGASVVNALSEYLEVFVHLDGKEYYLRFEDGGKVAIPLKEIGTSDKNGTLVRFKADPTIFTETIEYSHDVLRDRLRQLAFLNKGIRITFDDEREEDESKRHLVFYYEGGLKEYIAFINKNKTVLHEDILYGEGEEDGIVVEVSMQYNDSYLSSIYSFCNNINTQEGGTHEDGFRLALTRVINNYAKENGFLKKDDENFLGDDVREGLTAIISVKHPDPQYEGQTKTKLGNSEVRKITSSVFGDVLERFLMENPDTAKVIMEKAVLAAKARVAARKARELTRRKGALEVSSLPGKLADCSNRNPEDCEIFIVEGDSAGGSAKLGRDSTYQAILPLRGKVLNVEKARLHRIFENNEIRMMLTAFGTGIGEEFDISKLRYHKIVIMTDADVDGAHIRTLLLTFFYRFVKPLVERGHIYIAQPPLYKISRGNKMAYAYSEEELDIIKKDFGEKFNIQRYKGLGEMNGEQLWDTTMNPEERILLQVQVEDAMEADEIFRTLMGDEVAPRRDFIEKNAQFATDIDY, from the coding sequence ATGAGTAATGAGAAAGTAACACATTCTTATACATCAGAAGACATTCAGGTACTTGAAGGTCTTGAGGCGGTACGAAAACGTCCAGGGATGTATATTGGTTCAACGTCAATTCGTGGTTTGCACCATCTTGTATGGGAAATAGTTGATAATGCAATCGATGAGGCATTGGCAGGATATGCATCGAACATTACAGTTTCTGTAGATAAGGAAAATATCGTAACCGTAAGTGATGATGGCCGGGGGCTTCCAATAGGAATTCATAAGAAGACGGGCGTATCTACTGCGGAAACAATTTTTACTGTGCTCCATGCTGGTGGTAAATTTGGTGGTGGCGCATATAAAGTGTCTGGAGGGCTTCACGGTGTTGGGGCATCTGTTGTTAATGCATTATCTGAATATTTGGAAGTATTTGTTCATTTAGATGGCAAAGAATATTATCTTCGATTTGAAGATGGTGGTAAGGTTGCAATTCCTTTAAAGGAAATTGGTACTTCAGATAAAAATGGAACACTTGTTCGATTTAAAGCTGATCCAACAATCTTTACTGAAACAATCGAATATTCACACGATGTTCTACGCGACCGTTTACGTCAACTTGCATTCCTAAACAAAGGCATTCGTATTACATTTGATGATGAACGTGAAGAAGATGAATCAAAACGCCATCTCGTATTTTACTATGAGGGTGGTCTTAAAGAATACATCGCATTCATTAATAAAAATAAAACAGTACTTCATGAAGACATTCTTTATGGAGAAGGTGAAGAAGATGGAATTGTTGTGGAAGTATCAATGCAATATAACGATAGTTACCTCTCAAGCATCTACTCATTCTGTAATAACATTAATACTCAAGAAGGGGGAACTCATGAGGATGGTTTCCGTTTAGCCCTTACGCGTGTTATAAATAATTATGCAAAAGAAAATGGCTTCTTAAAGAAGGATGACGAAAATTTCTTAGGTGATGATGTGCGTGAAGGTCTTACCGCAATCATTTCTGTAAAACACCCTGATCCTCAATATGAAGGTCAAACAAAGACAAAACTCGGTAACTCCGAAGTTCGAAAGATTACATCAAGCGTCTTTGGGGACGTCTTAGAGCGTTTCTTAATGGAAAACCCAGATACTGCTAAGGTAATCATGGAAAAGGCTGTGTTGGCAGCGAAAGCGCGTGTTGCAGCACGTAAGGCGCGCGAACTCACACGCCGTAAAGGTGCACTTGAAGTTTCTTCGCTTCCTGGAAAACTTGCAGACTGTTCAAATCGTAATCCAGAAGATTGCGAAATCTTCATCGTCGAAGGGGACTCCGCTGGAGGAAGTGCTAAATTAGGACGTGATTCAACCTATCAAGCGATTTTACCATTAAGGGGTAAAGTCTTAAACGTTGAAAAAGCCCGCTTACATCGTATTTTCGAAAATAATGAAATTCGTATGATGCTCACTGCCTTTGGTACAGGAATTGGCGAAGAATTTGATATTAGTAAACTTCGCTACCATAAAATTGTAATTATGACCGATGCCGATGTCGATGGTGCCCATATTCGTACCCTCTTACTCACATTCTTCTATCGTTTTGTGAAACCATTGGTTGAAAGAGGTCATATTTACATTGCACAACCACCGCTTTATAAGATTTCAAGAGGAAATAAGATGGCATATGCTTATTCTGAAGAAGAACTTGATATCATCAAGAAAGATTTTGGTGAAAAATTCAACATCCAACGTTATAAAGGGCTTGGAGAAATGAATGGAGAGCAACTTTGGGATACTACGATGAATCCTGAAGAAAGAATCTTGCTCCAAGTACAAGTTGAAGATGCTATGGAAGCAGATGAAATATTTAGAACACTGATGGGTGATGAAGTTGCACCACGTCGCGATTTTATTGAGAAAAACGCTCAATTCGCTACAGATATTGATTACTAG
- the gyrA gene encoding DNA gyrase subunit A has product MEENLKHGRIKPQNISEEMRKSFLSYSMSVIVSRALPDVRDGLKPVHRRILYSMNDLGMTSDKPYKKSARIVGDVIGKYHPHGDTAVYDAMVRMAQEFSYRYMLVDGHGNFGSIDGDGAAAMRYTEARMSKVAMEMLRDIKKDTVDFEDNYDGEETEPTVLPSRFPNLLVNGATGIAVGMATNIPPHNLKEVVNGVIGLIDNPDITVLELMEDYVHGPDFPTGGFILGRSGIKEAYETGRGSVVMRAKIDTEDMGGGKHKLFVREIPYQVNKANLVERIASLVREKQIDGIVDLRDESNREGIRIVIELRRDVQPEVILNQLYRLTPLQSNFGVNMLALVNREPRLMGLLEVLNHYLDHQVEIITRRTQYDLRRAEERAHILAGLLIALDNIDEIIRIIRSSRDDAEITGKFIERFGLSQLQCKAILDMALRRLSGLERERLETELGELEIKIADYKDILGNRFRILEIIRTEMTEIRDKFGDERRSEIIEGDIDMLDEDLIPVQDIVVALTMNGYIKRTTVDAFNLQNRGGRGVKGISTYEEDVVDQLISMSTHDYLLCFTNLGKVYRMRGFNVPAASRTAKGIPVVNLLNLEKGEVINTLVRVQKEDEESKYAFFVTKKGVVKRVELGEFDSIRQSGKIAITLREDDELVAVRLTTGENEIIIGGSNGKAIRFNEQDVRVMGRTAAGVNGMNTDGSDVVGVATDALGQYILSVTERGYGKRTPISEYRLTGRGGKGVITIATNERNGKLVNLRAVDGDEELLIMTTDGTVIRIKVDNVGVYGRSAMGVRLINVKGETLVSSVAVVANNGEDDEEVEIADDLVTSEDTVVESVEETGTETLEEISEEE; this is encoded by the coding sequence ATGGAAGAAAATTTAAAACACGGGCGCATTAAGCCCCAAAATATTTCTGAAGAAATGAGAAAATCATTCCTATCGTATTCAATGTCAGTTATTGTATCACGGGCATTACCAGATGTTAGGGATGGATTAAAACCCGTTCACCGTCGTATTTTGTATTCGATGAATGACTTAGGAATGACTAGTGATAAACCCTATAAGAAATCAGCACGTATCGTAGGGGACGTAATTGGTAAATATCACCCTCATGGTGATACTGCTGTATATGATGCAATGGTTCGTATGGCACAAGAATTTTCTTACCGTTATATGCTTGTAGATGGTCACGGTAACTTTGGTTCAATTGACGGCGATGGTGCTGCAGCGATGCGGTATACTGAAGCAAGAATGTCTAAAGTTGCAATGGAAATGTTACGCGATATTAAAAAAGACACTGTTGATTTTGAAGATAACTACGATGGTGAAGAAACTGAACCAACAGTACTTCCTTCTCGTTTTCCAAACCTACTTGTTAATGGTGCGACAGGGATTGCTGTCGGTATGGCAACAAATATACCCCCTCATAACCTAAAAGAAGTAGTTAATGGGGTCATCGGACTTATTGATAATCCAGATATTACTGTACTTGAACTCATGGAAGATTATGTTCATGGTCCAGATTTCCCAACGGGTGGATTTATTCTTGGACGAAGTGGTATCAAAGAAGCGTATGAAACAGGTCGTGGATCTGTAGTGATGCGTGCAAAAATTGATACTGAAGATATGGGAGGCGGAAAACATAAATTGTTTGTTCGTGAAATTCCATATCAAGTAAATAAAGCGAATCTAGTTGAACGGATTGCTTCACTCGTTCGTGAAAAACAAATCGATGGGATTGTAGACCTAAGAGATGAGTCAAACCGTGAAGGTATTCGAATTGTAATTGAATTACGTCGTGATGTTCAACCTGAGGTAATTCTCAATCAACTCTACCGACTTACACCATTACAAAGTAACTTTGGTGTAAACATGTTAGCCCTAGTAAACCGTGAACCACGTTTAATGGGTTTATTAGAAGTATTAAATCACTATCTTGATCACCAAGTTGAAATCATTACTCGTAGAACACAATACGATTTAAGACGCGCAGAAGAACGTGCCCATATCTTGGCTGGACTTTTGATTGCGCTTGATAATATTGATGAAATTATTCGAATCATTCGAAGTTCACGTGATGATGCTGAGATTACCGGAAAATTCATTGAACGTTTTGGACTCAGTCAACTACAATGTAAAGCAATTCTAGATATGGCTTTAAGACGTCTATCTGGATTGGAACGTGAAAGACTTGAAACTGAACTTGGAGAATTAGAAATTAAGATTGCAGATTACAAAGATATTCTAGGAAATCGCTTTAGAATTCTTGAAATTATTCGCACTGAAATGACTGAAATCCGTGATAAGTTTGGTGATGAGCGTCGTTCTGAAATCATAGAAGGCGATATTGATATGTTGGATGAAGATTTAATTCCAGTTCAAGATATTGTTGTGGCATTGACGATGAATGGCTATATTAAGCGAACCACAGTTGATGCATTTAATCTCCAAAATCGTGGCGGTCGTGGGGTTAAGGGAATCTCAACATATGAAGAAGATGTTGTGGATCAATTAATTTCAATGTCTACACACGATTATCTACTCTGTTTCACAAACCTTGGAAAAGTCTACAGAATGCGTGGATTTAATGTTCCAGCAGCAAGTAGAACTGCAAAAGGAATTCCTGTCGTCAATCTTCTAAATTTAGAAAAAGGAGAAGTCATCAATACTTTAGTTCGTGTTCAAAAAGAAGATGAAGAAAGTAAATATGCATTCTTTGTAACGAAGAAGGGTGTCGTAAAACGTGTTGAACTCGGAGAATTCGATTCAATTCGTCAATCAGGTAAGATTGCAATCACCTTACGTGAGGACGATGAACTTGTTGCAGTAAGATTAACCACAGGTGAAAACGAAATTATTATCGGTGGATCAAATGGTAAAGCGATTCGCTTTAATGAACAAGATGTCCGTGTTATGGGTCGTACAGCAGCCGGTGTCAATGGTATGAATACGGATGGATCTGATGTTGTCGGAGTTGCAACTGATGCGCTAGGACAATATATCTTGTCTGTAACTGAACGTGGTTATGGTAAACGAACACCAATTTCCGAATATCGACTTACAGGTCGTGGTGGTAAAGGTGTTATTACAATTGCAACAAACGAAAGAAATGGTAAGCTTGTTAATTTACGAGCAGTAGATGGCGACGAAGAACTTCTCATTATGACAACAGATGGTACAGTTATTCGTATCAAAGTTGATAATGTTGGAGTCTATGGACGTTCAGCAATGGGAGTACGCTTAATTAATGTAAAAGGCGAAACGCTTGTAAGTTCTGTAGCTGTTGTTGCAAACAACGGTGAAGATGACGAAGAAGTTGAAATTGCTGATGATTTAGTTACATCTGAAGATACAGTTGTTGAATCTGTTGAAGAAACAGGAACTGAAACGCTTGAAGAAATAAGTGAAGAAGAATAA
- a CDS encoding DUF3788 domain-containing protein, which produces MESIDNNQIMALLGSDLYHCWIELNHRIQRCYDTDRLWNKGYRDWVYEYKYRRGGKTLCTFYLKDKTIGCQIVFGLKEREKFELERADYSKEMQDIYDLSTTYHDGKWMLISIENDTLFDDILKLLRIKRRPNVV; this is translated from the coding sequence ATGGAATCAATTGATAACAATCAAATTATGGCTCTTTTAGGGAGTGATTTATATCATTGTTGGATTGAATTAAATCACCGTATTCAAAGATGCTATGACACAGATCGATTATGGAATAAAGGATATCGTGATTGGGTTTACGAATATAAGTATCGAAGAGGGGGTAAAACATTATGCACTTTTTATCTTAAAGATAAAACCATTGGATGTCAGATTGTTTTTGGACTCAAAGAACGTGAAAAATTCGAATTAGAACGCGCTGACTATTCAAAAGAAATGCAAGACATATATGATTTATCAACAACATACCACGATGGCAAATGGATGCTTATTTCAATAGAAAACGATACACTTTTTGATGATATTCTTAAATTATTACGTATCAAAAGAAGACCAAATGTTGTTTAA
- a CDS encoding GNAT family N-acetyltransferase has translation MRAYFLKTERIGFSKWTDHDLILCNQLWKDEAVTRYISKNGMFTTDDIKNRLETEIQNEQLFQVQYWPIFELTTNEFIGCCGIRPSDIAEDSFELGFHLCKKHWGKGYAFEAATAVIEYSFNRLKINELFAGHHPENEASRNLILKLGFLFINDSYYEPTGLYHPSYVLRSNQR, from the coding sequence ATGAGAGCGTATTTTTTGAAGACAGAGCGCATAGGATTCTCAAAATGGACTGATCATGATCTGATTTTGTGTAATCAACTATGGAAAGACGAGGCGGTCACACGGTACATCAGTAAAAATGGAATGTTTACTACAGATGACATCAAAAATAGACTGGAAACAGAAATACAGAATGAGCAATTATTTCAAGTTCAATATTGGCCTATTTTTGAGCTTACAACCAATGAATTTATTGGATGTTGTGGTATAAGACCCAGTGACATAGCTGAAGATTCTTTCGAATTAGGATTTCACCTTTGTAAGAAACACTGGGGAAAGGGATATGCTTTTGAGGCAGCAACAGCAGTTATTGAATATAGTTTTAATAGATTAAAAATTAATGAATTATTTGCAGGACATCATCCTGAAAATGAAGCCTCACGCAACCTTATCCTAAAACTAGGGTTTTTATTCATTAATGATTCATATTATGAACCAACCGGTCTTTACCATCCTTCATATGTGCTTAGAAGTAACCAACGCTAA
- the serS gene encoding serine--tRNA ligase: MLDINLFRTNPELIKENLKKKFQDQKISMVDDIIEKDIEYRRIKTRADELRSQRNALSKQIGALMGQKKIEEANEVKAKVQEYAQELKDIEEREEPLYNEIQELVMQIPNIIADDVPLGKDDSENVELYRVGEIKDKTFEVPYHVDIMEALNGIDLDSARKTSGNGFYYLLGDIARLHSAVTAYARDFMIDRNYTYVIPPFMIREKVVSGVMSFAEMENMMYKIEGEDLYLIGTSEHSLIGKYIDTILEEDTLPHRLTSYSPCFRKEVGAHGIEERGVYRIHQFEKQEMVIVCKPEESPKMFKEMLKNSVDFFESLDIPVRVLESCSGDLADLKYKGVDVEAWSPRQKTFFEVGSCSNLTDAQARRLKIRVNTSEGRVFAHTLNNTVVAPPRMLIAFLENNLQEDGTIAIPKPLQPYMGFKEFIGK, translated from the coding sequence ATGTTAGATATTAACTTGTTTAGAACAAATCCAGAATTGATTAAAGAAAATCTAAAAAAGAAATTCCAAGATCAAAAGATAAGCATGGTAGATGATATTATTGAGAAAGATATTGAATACCGTCGCATTAAAACACGTGCGGATGAATTAAGAAGTCAAAGAAATGCACTATCAAAGCAAATTGGTGCATTAATGGGTCAAAAGAAAATTGAAGAAGCAAATGAAGTAAAGGCAAAAGTTCAAGAATATGCTCAAGAGTTAAAGGATATAGAAGAACGTGAAGAACCTTTATACAATGAAATTCAAGAATTAGTAATGCAAATACCAAATATAATTGCAGATGATGTACCGTTAGGAAAAGACGATTCAGAAAATGTTGAATTGTACCGTGTAGGTGAAATTAAAGACAAAACATTCGAAGTTCCTTATCATGTGGATATTATGGAAGCATTAAATGGTATAGATTTAGACAGCGCAAGAAAAACCAGTGGAAACGGATTTTATTATCTTCTAGGGGACATCGCGCGTCTACATTCAGCAGTTACTGCTTATGCACGCGATTTTATGATTGATCGCAATTATACATATGTGATTCCACCATTTATGATTCGAGAAAAAGTAGTCAGTGGTGTTATGAGTTTTGCAGAAATGGAAAATATGATGTATAAGATTGAAGGGGAAGACTTATATCTTATTGGGACAAGTGAACACTCATTAATTGGAAAATATATTGACACAATTCTTGAAGAAGACACACTGCCACATCGCTTAACAAGTTATTCACCTTGTTTTAGAAAAGAAGTAGGGGCACATGGAATTGAAGAACGTGGTGTCTATCGAATCCATCAATTTGAAAAACAAGAAATGGTTATTGTATGTAAACCAGAAGAGAGTCCAAAGATGTTTAAAGAGATGCTCAAAAATTCAGTTGATTTCTTTGAATCTCTTGATATTCCAGTACGCGTTTTAGAATCATGTTCTGGAGATCTAGCTGATCTTAAATATAAAGGGGTCGACGTAGAGGCGTGGTCACCACGACAAAAGACATTCTTTGAGGTTGGAAGCTGTTCAAATCTAACGGATGCACAAGCAAGACGACTTAAAATACGTGTCAACACAAGTGAAGGGCGTGTATTTGCACATACTTTGAATAATACTGTCGTTGCACCACCACGAATGTTAATTGCTTTCTTAGAAAACAATTTACAAGAAGACGGTACAATAGCAATTCCAAAACCATTACAACCATATATGGGATTCAAGGAATTTATCGGTAAATAA